The nucleotide window TCGCCATACTGGATCTCGGTGTCAAGAAAAATATCGTCGTCAGCCTCAGAAGGAGGGATGCCGATGTGTATATCTTCCCCTATTCTGCTACAAAAGAGGAGATTGATGCTTGCAGGCCTCAGGCACTCTTCATCAGTAACGGTCCGGGAGACCCAAAGAGAGCGACCGCGGCAATAGAAACCGTCCGCTCCTACATCGGGGAACTCCCAATCTATGGCATATGTATGGGGAACCAGATCCTCGCACTTGCATTAGGTGGTGAAACCTATAAGCTGAAGTTCGGACACCGGGGATCAAATCAGCCGGTACGTGGACCCGATGGTCCGGTCTCAATCACCACCCAGAACCATGGATATGTTGTCGATGCAGAGAGCCTTCCTGAGGGCAGTAGCGTGACATACAGGAATGTCAACGATAACACCCTTGAGGGATTTGCTGACCCTTATCTGAACATCTTCTGTGTCCAGTTCCATCCTGAAGCCCATGGCGGCCCGCAGGATCTGGAAAAATCAATATTTGACAAGATTTACAGGAGTATCCCGGATGCCTAAATTACCGCATATCAAAAAAGTAATCCTCATCGGATCAGGGCCGATACAGATCGGACAGGCAGCGGAATTTGACTTCTCTGGTACACAGGCCTGCCGTGCCCTCCGTGAAGAGGGGATATCTGTTGTCCTTGTAAACTCAAATCCGGCGACAATTCAGACCGATCCCGAGACCGCCGATGTCGTCTATGTTGAGCCGCTGAAGGCTGAGATTATCGCTGATATCATCAAAAAGGAGCGGCCCGATGGTATCCTGAGTGGTCTTGGCGGACAGACCGGATTGAATCTCACGGCGGAACTTGCGGAGATTGGAGCACTTGAGGGTGTCGAGATTCTTGGAACACCTCTTGAGGCTATCTACCTGGGTGAGGATCGGGAAAAGTTCCGTGACCTGATGAGGCGCATTGGGGAACCTGTTCCAAAGTCGATGATCGTCAACAGGCTCGATCAGGTCGAAGAGGCATTAAAGGAAGTCGGGCTCCCTGCAATAATTCGTCCAGCGTACACACTCGG belongs to Methanocalculus alkaliphilus and includes:
- the carA gene encoding glutamine-hydrolyzing carbamoyl-phosphate synthase small subunit — encoded protein: MKAVLGLEDGNFFVGEGFGAEGTSTGELVFTTQMTGYMEALTDPSYAGQLLMFTYPLIGNYGVDFQNFQNPLVHARGCITREVCSYPKHTPSLISFFEEQGLQGISGIDTRMLTIRTRLHGTLKSALIVGDDDGEQAVALARGMPDISAMDLIEKVTCKAPYRVQGRGKRIAILDLGVKKNIVVSLRRRDADVYIFPYSATKEEIDACRPQALFISNGPGDPKRATAAIETVRSYIGELPIYGICMGNQILALALGGETYKLKFGHRGSNQPVRGPDGPVSITTQNHGYVVDAESLPEGSSVTYRNVNDNTLEGFADPYLNIFCVQFHPEAHGGPQDLEKSIFDKIYRSIPDA